The Streptomyces sp. NBC_00162 sequence GCAGGCCGCGCAGCTGGTAGTCGCGCAGGGTGGCGCGCAGCTCAGGGGGTGCGGCGGGGCCGTCGGGCTCTTGCGGATCGGCGGTCAGCCGCGCCCGCAGCCGCTCGAGGGGACCGGCGGCCTCTACGTCGACCCGCCGGCCGTCGATCTCCGCCGACCCGGTGAGTACGGCGGCCAGCGCGTCGGCGGCCGTGAGCTTGCTGCCTTGGCGGGCGCGGGCCCGGCGGGCCTCGGCCGGGTCGATCAGGACCCACTGGTCGCGCAGCCGGACCAGGGGGCGGTTCGCCTCGGCGAGGCGGTCGAGCTCGGCGCGGGTGAGGTCGTCCTGGCCGCCGAGGGCGTAGTGCCAGCTGAAGGAGAGCAGGGCGCCGGGGGAGAGCAGGCCGGAGGGGAGGGCGGATTCGGGGGACTGCGGGGATGACTGGGGGCCCGGGGAGCCTACGACGGCGCGGGCGGTGAGGGTACGGGCGAGCCCGCGCGGCCAGTGCACCTGCACCCCGTCGGCGGCCAGGGCGCCGGAGGCCTCGCCGAGCAGCTCGGCGACCTCCTCGTCGGCGAGTTCGACGGAGTCCGGTACGGCCGCGGCGAGCAGCGGGGTGAGCGGGGGCCACAGCCGGGCGGCGCGGCGCAGCGCGCGCAGGGCGTCCATCCGGGCCCCGGGCGGGAAGGCGGTCGCGGCCGCCCCGGATCCGGCCCAGACCTCGGCGGCGTCGGCGACCAGGGCGGCGTCGGCCAGGCCGTGCATCTGGAGGACGGCCCGGAAGGAGGACGCGGCGTCGGGGACGCCGTCGAGCTCGATCCGCAGGGAGATGCGCACGCCGGCGTCGTGTCCGGCGGCCACCTCGGCGGCCCAGTCCCGCAGTTCGGGGTGCGGCCGGGGCGGGCGGGCGGCGTAGGCGGACCCGGCGGCGGCCGCGGGGGCGGCGGGGGAGCGGGGCAGGGTGTCGGCGACGGCGTCCAGGAAGGCGCGCAGCAGCGGCTCCGGGGCGGGCAGCCGGGGCGGACCGTCCGAGCCCAGGGGTACGCAGTGGGCCTCGGGCGGCATGGCGGCGGCCAGCTGCCGGACCTCTTCGAGGTCGGTGGCGTCCAGGGGGCCGGTGCGCCAGGCGTCGTGGCCGGCGGGGCTCAGCCCGGGGAGGAGCTGCCCGCGGGCGAGGAAGCGCAGGGCCAGCAGGGCGGCGGCGCCCCAGAAGGCCGCACTCGCCGACGGGCCGCTTCCGCTGTCGGGACCGGCTGCGGGTTCGGTTGCCGGTTCGGTTGTCGGGTCGGTTCCGGTTCCGGGGTGGGCGGCGGCCGTGCGGGCGCGTGTGAGCAGCGGCAGGGCTTCGTCGACGGGCAGCACGAGGGCGGTGACGGCGGTCCGCCGCAGGTCGGGGGTGACGACGAAGAGATCCTCGTGGGCACCGGTGCCGGTGCCGTGCGGGGCGCCGGTTCCGCTGCCGGCGCCTGGAGCCTGGCCGTCCGTTCGCCAGAGGGCGATCCGTCCGCCGCGGGCCGGGTCGGCGGGAAGGAAGACGGCCGAGCAGTGGATGAGGCCGGAGATCTCGGGGAGCACGCATTCCTCAAACTTGACTACCGGGGTTCAGGGCGGCCGAGGCTACCCCACCGCCGGCGTCGGGAGGCTCGGGCCGGGCCGTGACCCGGGTCACTTCGCGGGCCGTTCCGGTGTCCGGGAACGCGTCGCCGCGGTGGTGCGTTGAGGGGGTAGTGGTCGACGACGGGTGGAGGTGTCCGCAGATGTCCACGAGCGGAAAGGTCGCGGTTGCCGGAGTCGTGGCAGCCATCGTGTTGTTCTGGGCGGTCGGGTTCTGGGCGGGGTTGCTGGTCCTGATCGGTGTGCCCGCGGCCGCCTATCTCCTGCTGGACTCCTCTCAGCGGCGTCGGCTGCGGGGTATATCCAGGAAGCAGATCGGCCGCTGACGTCGGCGGTGTCGGCCGTGCTCCGGCTTCGGCGCGGAGCCCGGCCGATTCGATGGCCCGGCGGGGTGCTTCGACCCGTGACGCCCGGGCGCCGAGATCAGGAGGCGCCGGTGGTGGCGCCGGGGGCGCCGTCCCGCGCGTTGTCGGGCGCGAGGTCCGGTTCGAGCAGCATCCGGGCCGAGTTGTCCACGAGCTGTCGGAGCACCGGCAGATAGACCTCGTCTCCGCCCAGTTCGTCCAGGAGGCGGTGCGCCTCGTCGCGGTAGCCGTCGATGTCCGCGCGGTACCGGTCGAGAAGGGCGGGTGCCCGCAGGAGGCCCGCGAGCTCTCCTCGTGCCTGCCGGGATCGCCCGGCGGCGGCGCACAGATCCAGAATGCGCCCACGGGATTCAGGAGCCGCGTCCTCGACGGCGCATGCGAGGAGATAGGTCACCGTGCCGTTGGCCAGGTCCTCGTTGCGGCCGGACAGGATGTCCTCCTGGTCGTTGAACAGCTGCCAGATGATGCCGAAGACATAGCCGAACTCACGCCACAGCTCCACCCTCTCGCACTTCGTTCCGGAGAGGATCGCGGCCATCGCGGTGATCATGCCGTAGGGTGCGCCGGATTTGCCGCGGTAGGTCTCGATCACCGAGCCGCGCGTGGCGCCGGCCGCGTCCCCGCGCATGTCCGCCATCTGGCCGTCGGCGGCCGCGATCGAGCCGTTCACGATCTCGGTGAGCAGTTCGCCGTGCACGGACTCCGGAACCCGTTGCGACAGGATGATCTGGACGGGAAGTATGTTTCCCGCGATGACGGACGCCAGCAGTGTCTCGTTCTCGGTGAGCCCGTCGGAAGCCGCGCTGCCGTTCCCGTCGGCCAGGTCGTCGAGATGGCAGGCCGAAGTCCACCACAGCAGGTGCACGGCGGAAATCGGCACGGCCGGTTCGGGGAAGCCCGTCTCGGCACCGTGCACGAGCAAGGGCAGTACCGAGATCGGATATTTCAGTTTCCGCTGCTCCAGGAGTTCGGCGACGGCGGTCCGGGCCGTGGCCGAGGCGGGGTCGAGCCGTTCCAGCGCGGCCGCTATCTCCGCGTCGATGTCCTGAGAGAGTTCCCGGTGTAAGTCCAGGTACGACAGGGAATTCACGAATGCCCTCCATCGTGAGAATGCGTCGAAGGGCGAACCACGCGCCCTTTGTGTCGCGTTACGTCACCGATTCGAACATTCTGGGCGGAGGGGATCCAGAGCCAATTCCCGCCGTGGCCGATCCCTTTCGGCCATCAAGCGTCGAGGCTTGGCCCGACGGCCGGGTCAGTAGTAGTCGCGCATCAAGGCCGTCGCCCACTCCGGCTGCCGCAGCTCGCCGCGGGGACCGAACTCGGCCATGTACGGCTTCAGATCGAGTACGGGGGTGCCGTCCACCGCGTCGAGGCCCTCCACGTGGACGTCCAGGCCGTCCACCTTCACCACCCGGCACCGCGAGACGCCGAGCCGGTTCGGCCTGTTCTTGCCGCGCTGGGCGAAGATGCCGACCAGCGGCCAGTCCGGGTTGCCCCGGGGGCGCCGTGCGCCCGTCTCGACCTTCTCCACTGGCACCCGGTCGAAGTGGTAGACGACCTCGACGTGCGAGAACTCCTCCAGGCCGTACAACGCCTCGGGGCCGAACCGGCCGGCGTCCAGGCGGATCACCGCCGTCTCGCGCCCCCAGTCGTCGTCGACCGCCTCCGCGCGGCCACCCACGACCACGCCCACCGGCTCGCACTCCACCGTCATCGTTCCCCTCGGATGTCCGTTTGCGTTCACGCCGGGCGCACCGCGACGCGGTCGAGCGCCGCCAGCAGCTCCGGCAGATCGGTCTCCCCGTCGCGCGGGACCGCGAGCACCCCGCTCGGCTCCTCGTCGAGCAGGACGAAGGCGGCATCACCGGTACGGGCCACCAGCGACCAGCCGGGGCCGTCCACCCGCAGCGTCCGGGCCTCCTCACCCGCGAACGAGGAGCGCACCCGCCCGGGCGGCGGCGGGCTCAGCGTGTACTCCAGGGCCGCCTTCAGCGCCCGCGCGAGTCCGGGATGCGCGGCGGCCGCCGCCCCGCCGTCCGTCGCCTCGCGCTCGCGCCAGTCACCCCACTGCCGGGCGATCTGGTCCGCGGCCATCCGCCGCTGCACCGGCCCCCACGCCTCCGCCGAGGGCGGCGCCAGCGGCACCCGCCCGGTGCCGTCCGCGCCCTGCTCCGGATCGTGCGGTTCCGGGATGCCCGAGGCCGCCACCGACAACTCCAGCGGCCAGCCCGCCAGCGAGACCACGATCGACCGCTCGTCGGGGGACAGGTCGTAGTCCATCCCGCAGTCCCAGGAGGCGATGGCCGTGGCCACGAGCGAGACGTCGTCCACGACGACCGTCCACCGCGCGCCCTCCTCGTCCTGGCCGAGCACCAGCCCGTAGCCTTCCCCGTTCGGTGCCACACCCAGCAGGGAGCAGGCCTCGGGGAAGTCGTCGCCCAGGACACTGGGGAACTGCGCGGGGGTCAGCAGCACGGCGGTCAGCACGTACAGCGAGCCGCCACCCTCGTCGTCGGACACCTGGCCTCCCGGTAGCTCTCTTGTCGGCGCACCTTAACCAGCGGGTAACCCGCCCGTCGAGGGCCTGCGGCCCACGATTTCCAAGGCCGCTACCTGCACGTAGAGTTGGGAGCCCGCCACAGAAAGGGACACCCGGTGCAGCGTTACGACCGGCTGAGGGAGATCCTCCGTCTCGATCCCGACAAGGACTTCCTCGCCATCTACCGGCTCACCGCCACCTATGAGTTCCCCTGGGACTTCACCCGCGCCCTGGAACTCGCCCTGTTCCGCACCTACGCCGTCCCCGCCATCGGCGGCCTGCTGGCCGACACCGCCGAGTTCACGGACCGCACCCAGAAGCGCTACGACGACACCGCGCTGCTCCTCGACGCCATCGTGGAGCACGGCTTCGAGAGCGACACCGCGCGCACCGCGATCCGCCGCGTCAACCAGATGCACCGCAGTTACGACATCTCCAACGAGGACATGCGCTACGTCCTGTCCACTTTCGTGGTGATTCCGTCGCGCTGGTTGGACGCGTACGGCTGGCGTCCGCTGACCCACCACGAGCGCAGGGCCTCGGCGAACTACTACGCCACCTTGGGCCGCCATCTGGGCATCACGGACATTCCCGGCTCTTTCGAGGAGTTCGAGTCCACCCTGAACGCCTACGAGGAGGCCCACTTCGGCTGGGACGAGGGCGCCCGGCAGGTCGCGGACTCCACCCTCGACCTGATGGCCTCCTGGTACCCG is a genomic window containing:
- a CDS encoding DEAD/DEAH box helicase produces the protein MLPEISGLIHCSAVFLPADPARGGRIALWRTDGQAPGAGSGTGAPHGTGTGAHEDLFVVTPDLRRTAVTALVLPVDEALPLLTRARTAAAHPGTGTDPTTEPATEPAAGPDSGSGPSASAAFWGAAALLALRFLARGQLLPGLSPAGHDAWRTGPLDATDLEEVRQLAAAMPPEAHCVPLGSDGPPRLPAPEPLLRAFLDAVADTLPRSPAAPAAAAGSAYAARPPRPHPELRDWAAEVAAGHDAGVRISLRIELDGVPDAASSFRAVLQMHGLADAALVADAAEVWAGSGAAATAFPPGARMDALRALRRAARLWPPLTPLLAAAVPDSVELADEEVAELLGEASGALAADGVQVHWPRGLARTLTARAVVGSPGPQSSPQSPESALPSGLLSPGALLSFSWHYALGGQDDLTRAELDRLAEANRPLVRLRDQWVLIDPAEARRARARQGSKLTAADALAAVLTGSAEIDGRRVDVEAAGPLERLRARLTADPQEPDGPAAPPELRATLRDYQLRGLRWLDRMTSLGLGACLADDMGLGKTVTLIALHLHRNRDSDSDSDSDSDRAHPEPTLVVCPASLLGNWQREIEKFAPGTPVRRYHGPARSLADLTGGFVLTTYGTMRADTPRLAATGWGMVVADEAQHVKNPHSSTAKALRTIPAPARVALTGTPVENNLSELWAVLDWTTPGLLGRLGAFRTRYAEPVESGRDPQAAARLSALVRPFLLRRKKSDPGIAPELPPKTESDHPVTLSREQTVLYEAVVRETLAAIAESDGMERRGLVVKLLTSLKQICNHPAQYSKEMAGARSGKLDLLDELLDTILAEDGSVLVFTQYVAMARILEKHLAGRGIASQLLHGGTPVARREELVDRFQAGEVPVFLLSLKAAGTGLNLTRAGHVIHFDRWWNPAVEEQATDRAYRIGQTQPVQVHRLIAEGTVEDRIAQLLERKRALADAVLAGGDSALTELTDAELADLVALRPTPGE
- a CDS encoding polyprenyl synthetase family protein; its protein translation is MNSLSYLDLHRELSQDIDAEIAAALERLDPASATARTAVAELLEQRKLKYPISVLPLLVHGAETGFPEPAVPISAVHLLWWTSACHLDDLADGNGSAASDGLTENETLLASVIAGNILPVQIILSQRVPESVHGELLTEIVNGSIAAADGQMADMRGDAAGATRGSVIETYRGKSGAPYGMITAMAAILSGTKCERVELWREFGYVFGIIWQLFNDQEDILSGRNEDLANGTVTYLLACAVEDAAPESRGRILDLCAAAGRSRQARGELAGLLRAPALLDRYRADIDGYRDEAHRLLDELGGDEVYLPVLRQLVDNSARMLLEPDLAPDNARDGAPGATTGAS
- a CDS encoding SAM-dependent methyltransferase, which codes for MTVECEPVGVVVGGRAEAVDDDWGRETAVIRLDAGRFGPEALYGLEEFSHVEVVYHFDRVPVEKVETGARRPRGNPDWPLVGIFAQRGKNRPNRLGVSRCRVVKVDGLDVHVEGLDAVDGTPVLDLKPYMAEFGPRGELRQPEWATALMRDYY
- a CDS encoding oxygenase MpaB family protein; the protein is MQRYDRLREILRLDPDKDFLAIYRLTATYEFPWDFTRALELALFRTYAVPAIGGLLADTAEFTDRTQKRYDDTALLLDAIVEHGFESDTARTAIRRVNQMHRSYDISNEDMRYVLSTFVVIPSRWLDAYGWRPLTHHERRASANYYATLGRHLGITDIPGSFEEFESTLNAYEEAHFGWDEGARQVADSTLDLMASWYPAPLAPAVRGASLALLDEPLLDAFRFARPHPRVQRLVQGALRLRGRAVRLLPPRKAPHYARQNPEIKSYPGGYDVGELGTFPVPGTGGCPVPHPRRPAGAEAQPPA